In Providencia alcalifaciens, the sequence TCTCTAAAATAACATATACTTCCTTACCCATCATTTAGAAAGCTGATGAGTAAGGGCATTATTAAATTTCAGACTGAATATTATAATTTTGGGTGAAAAATTTATTTAAGGAAATAAAGTGGCTCGTAAAATTCAACAATACTCAATTAAAAAAGATTATTTGTATTTTTTTTATAGATTTATTATTCTTCGTTGGGAGTTAGAATGGAGTAGTCAAAAATTAGTTATGAGTAAAAGTTGTTTAAATAAATATTGTCAAAATCAAAAGATCAGTATTAAATCCTTTGAGTCATCGGAAAAGCTTAAGGTGGCTATTGCTGAATCATATAAAAATGAAGAAAAAGCATATTCAGGTATTCTTTGGTTTGTAAGAATGGATACAAAGCCTAAAGACACTCTGAGGCATCTTAGAAATACTTTTGCACATGGTAATTATAAAAAACAGCAGAAGTCTGGCTCCCAATGTATAGCTATAGAGAACATAGACAGAAAAAAGATAAAAGCGAAAGGTTTTATACCATTAGATAAACTTAAAGGACTTGTAAATGCTGCTAGTAGTTGCAAAATATAGAGATATAACAAACTAATTACAAATTGAGACTGTAATTTAAACTGTATGATTATCTATAAAGTCATGTAAGATCATTGCTAATCCAATTTAAATATCCCAGCCATTATCTCTGCCACCATCCCCCACCTCAAAAAACCAATCTGGGGGCATTAATGGGGGCACTGCTATTTATCCATGTCAGTAAACTCATTTAATATCAATGCCATTACCCATCAAATGCGACTCCTGTGATCTCCGCCACTTTTTCTCCCTCTATCTTTGTATCAATACCATTTTTTGTAGTTTGTCTTAATCTATAAAGGTTGGTAGGTATTCACTACCCTTTTTGGGCTCGCAGTTTAGCAATAGAAATATTCAGAGCTAAAATAGCGCTTGCTAACCATCTTATCTTTGAGTGCAACATAGTATATTGTTGGCTTTGGACCTTTCTCAGACTATTCAAATGGAGACAATTTGATGAGCGATAATCTTCCTGATGCGCCACTGGGTGAATTTATTTTATTCCGAAGTGAAGATGGTCAGACTCGCGTCGAATGCCGTTTTGAATCTGATACGCTGTGGTTATTTCAAGCAGAGCTTTCAAATTTGTATCAAGTGACTCCTCAAGCAATTACTCAGCACATTTAATCTATTTATGATGAGAGTGAAATTGTACAAAGTTCAACTTGTAAGTCTTTCTTACAAGTTCGACAGGAAGGAAATCGGCAGGTTAGTCGTAATACCCTGCATTACAACCTTTCAATGATCCTCGCCATCGGTTACCGCGTTCGTTCTGTTCGCGGTACACAGTTTCGTCAGTGGGCAACCCAAACGCTGGAGCAGTATCTGATCAAAGGGTTTCCATCCAAAACAAACTGCATTTTGCTTGTACTGGAATGACTGCCGCTGAGCTTATTGCTAGCCGTGCAGATGCCAGTCAGCCGGATATGGGCTTAACCAGCTATAAGTCCGACGAGGTTCGTAAAACAGATGTGACAATTGCGAAGAATCATCTGCGTGAGAATGAACTCAAAGAATTAAATCGTATCGTCAATATGTGGCTCGATTTTGCCGAAGACCAAGCGCTGCGCCGTAAGCAGGTTTTTTTACAGGATTGGGATACTAAATTGGATCAATTTTTAAGTTTCAATGACCGTGAAGTACTACAGGGTACTGGTGGAATTAGTAAGAAAATCGCGGATGAAAAAGCCAAAGAAGAATTTGATGTTTATGCTCAAAAGCGCCGAAAATTAAAAGAGGTGGAAGGCGCAAGAGCTAATATTGCGGCATTGAAAGATTTACTGAAAAAAGGAAAGTAGAAGCCACTATTCTTAATTTTAGCTGACTTGTTAAAGTCAGCCTTGTATCAGAAGCGGACGATACTGGCTAACAGTTCATAATAATGAACTGTATATAAGGAACCTTCCAGTATTCGTGGGTTATGGCAGATTTTAGTTGGGTAGTTTTCCAACTAAAAATCAGTCTTAGAAAAACCTGTCATAGCATCTAACTCCATTTCGCGACCTAATGCCGTCATTGGGTGGACAATAACGAGGCCTCGTACGGATTTCTTCAGCTTGCCCATATCTGCTTGCTCTTTCTTCGTGATAGGGCGCTTAAATGGCATATCCATCAACTTTTGTGCTTCTTTGCTTAGCTTCTTGTTACGCGTTTCTTTCAGACGAGCGATTTCAACTTCTAGCGTCGCTTTTTCTTTTTCGAGTTCAGCGTACTTTTCCGCTTGAGTCGACAGCTGCATACTTGCCATTTGGTGACGAATAAGGTCTAAGCGGTCGCTAAGCGTTTTAATTTGTGTTTTTTCAGTTTCTTTCATCATTAATTAACCGTGAATAAATTTCCTGCCGGCAAGTATACATCATTCTGGATTAGAGGGGGAAAAGGGATGCTGTCTTGAAGTAACCCCACTTAATAGATTTAGTGTAATTCAGATTGAACTTGTTTAAGGCTACGGATCCAAGGTTTATCTTTTTGTATACCTCGCGGCAGTGTTATTAAGGCCTGTTTGGCTGCACTCATAGTTGGATATTC encodes:
- a CDS encoding YibL family ribosome-associated protein, whose product is MKETEKTQIKTLSDRLDLIRHQMASMQLSTQAEKYAELEKEKATLEVEIARLKETRNKKLSKEAQKLMDMPFKRPITKKEQADMGKLKKSVRGLVIVHPMTALGREMELDAMTGFSKTDF